Proteins encoded together in one Streptomyces sp. NA04227 window:
- the mtnA gene encoding S-methyl-5-thioribose-1-phosphate isomerase, whose amino-acid sequence MKPPPNARPSLSWDDGAVVTIDQRALPGEYRTLRLTTVDAVIEAIGSLAVRGAPAIGLAGALGVALSARRHLAAGPGGVAAVRADAARIAAARPTAVNLAWAVRRAAAHVADGADAVLAEALAMIDEDAAVNRAAVHRAADLVRALTPDRPLRILTHCNTGRLATAAVGTALGVILELDRRARVAEVLVGETRPLLQGSRLTAWELGEAGVPYRLCVDSAAASAMSRGMVDCVLVGADRIAANGDVANKIGTYGIAVAAARHRVPFVVVAPESTWDRELDDGTRIVIEERDAREVTTFAGATAAPPGARVYNPAFDVTPAELITAIVSEEQVFRASQAAVAGAPAAASEPTGLGGTAR is encoded by the coding sequence GTGAAACCGCCGCCGAACGCGCGTCCATCGCTGTCATGGGACGACGGAGCCGTCGTCACGATCGACCAGCGCGCCCTGCCCGGTGAGTACCGGACCCTGCGGCTGACCACGGTCGACGCGGTGATCGAGGCGATCGGCTCGCTGGCCGTGCGCGGGGCGCCCGCCATCGGACTCGCCGGTGCGCTGGGAGTGGCGCTCTCCGCCCGGCGCCACCTCGCCGCGGGACCGGGCGGGGTCGCGGCGGTACGGGCCGACGCCGCACGGATCGCGGCCGCCCGGCCCACCGCGGTCAATCTGGCCTGGGCGGTACGCCGCGCCGCGGCCCATGTCGCCGACGGCGCCGACGCCGTACTGGCCGAGGCGCTGGCCATGATCGACGAGGACGCGGCGGTCAACCGGGCCGCCGTGCACCGCGCCGCCGACCTCGTACGCGCGCTCACCCCGGACCGGCCCCTGCGGATCCTCACCCACTGCAACACCGGCCGCCTCGCAACAGCCGCCGTGGGCACGGCACTTGGCGTGATTCTGGAACTGGACCGGCGGGCCCGTGTCGCCGAGGTCCTGGTGGGCGAGACCCGGCCGCTGCTCCAGGGTTCCCGGCTGACCGCCTGGGAGCTGGGCGAGGCGGGGGTGCCGTACCGGCTGTGCGTCGACTCCGCCGCGGCCTCGGCGATGTCCCGGGGAATGGTGGACTGCGTCCTGGTCGGCGCCGACCGGATCGCCGCGAACGGTGACGTGGCGAACAAGATCGGCACGTACGGCATCGCGGTGGCCGCGGCACGGCACCGGGTTCCGTTCGTGGTGGTGGCCCCGGAATCCACCTGGGACCGCGAGCTCGACGACGGCACCCGGATCGTGATCGAGGAGCGGGACGCGCGAGAGGTCACGACGTTCGCCGGGGCAACGGCAGCCCCGCCCGGGGCCCGCGTCTACAACCCCGCGTTCGACGTCACACCGGCCGAGTTGATCACCGCCATCGTGTCGGAGGAGCAGGTCTTCCGGGCGTCGCAGGCAGCGGTGGCCGGGGCACCGGCAGCCGCGAGCGAGCCGACCGGCCTCGGCGGGACGGCCCGATGA
- a CDS encoding Fur family transcriptional regulator, whose translation MRSEPVGAEFRPQLADARAELTAESGPDCVPRFTRQQEIVLQALHDMGVFASAQELLRFLSGQGLRVSLSTVYRTIGTLERLRLVDVVRDDRGERWYRPRSGEGHRHYLMCRECGHGVPIPAESFEEWLAVIERQHGFAEVRHTFDLVGLCGSCSGTRTSAS comes from the coding sequence ATGCGAAGTGAACCCGTCGGTGCGGAGTTTCGCCCGCAGCTCGCGGACGCGCGGGCCGAACTGACCGCGGAGTCCGGTCCGGACTGCGTACCGCGTTTCACCCGACAGCAGGAGATCGTGCTCCAGGCGCTGCACGATATGGGTGTCTTCGCCAGTGCACAGGAGCTGCTCCGCTTCCTGTCCGGGCAGGGTCTGCGGGTGAGCCTCAGCACCGTGTACCGGACCATCGGCACCCTGGAGCGGCTCCGGCTCGTCGACGTGGTGCGCGACGACCGCGGTGAGCGCTGGTACCGGCCGCGCAGCGGCGAGGGGCATCGGCACTATCTGATGTGCCGGGAGTGCGGGCACGGGGTGCCGATCCCCGCCGAGTCGTTCGAGGAGTGGCTGGCGGTCATTGAGCGGCAGCACGGATTCGCCGAGGTGCGGCACACCTTCGACCTCGTGGGGCTGTGCGGCTCTTGCTCGGGGACGAGGACGAGCGCGTCCTAG
- a CDS encoding alpha-L-fucosidase, whose translation MRRKRWWAGLGVVGILAAAVPVLSPAATAQVAQDQAADDYEPTPESLNKHKSPGWFDDAKLGFFIHWGPYSVPAYAPNKHGEASYAEHYVRLMNETGSDTNKRHRQVYGEDFDYDRFIKEWKPDKFKPEEWLKLFEQGGGKYFNLVTKHHDGVALWDTGTTDRSTAALGPRRDLVKELMDAAKDSPLKRGLYYSMIEWYHPVGGQIRKGMVNPYTGKDIPYTGYKPVDDYVMDHQYPQMKELVSEFDPDIVWCDSNGPNNANQFMAEYYNQAKDRPKPKDVAVNDRCGNWIGDFDTPEYTVEPDINPEKWEATRGLGGSFGYNAEEQPEDLLSSDELIDSFVDIVSKNGNLLLNLGPKADGSIPEMQAERVRDLGAWLKINGEAIYGSTYWNHAEDDNSNVPVRYTMKNGALYVTALKWPGEKLTLSGDLPLADNSTIKLLGSDGAKLPFKRTDGKVDITMPAQGASATAGRDAYTFKITTPGVNQLQRTKLSLPAAETGEPVTASVTVSNPSDRPSPDGRVTLDVPQGWTVKPDKVTVEGLAPHASRTVKFTVQAPQDIDPKRYRLTARAAFGRAHYESSQTMWGGVDHFENVAKSTTATQKSEAHGGVPARAVDGNTDGVWGHGSVTHTKEPESEAWWQTDLGSSRDIADIAVWNRKDCCGDRTSNYYVFVSDTPFTSGSVKDTLAQPGVKAYFQEKGAGSPTRIPADTKGRYVRVQLTSTTAPLSLAEVEVLSAVRR comes from the coding sequence ATGAGGCGCAAGAGATGGTGGGCAGGCCTGGGGGTCGTCGGCATCCTGGCCGCCGCGGTACCGGTCCTGAGTCCCGCGGCAACGGCCCAAGTGGCACAAGATCAGGCGGCGGACGACTACGAGCCGACACCCGAGTCCCTGAACAAGCACAAGTCCCCCGGGTGGTTCGACGACGCCAAGCTGGGCTTCTTCATCCACTGGGGCCCCTATTCCGTGCCGGCCTACGCCCCGAACAAGCACGGCGAGGCGTCGTACGCGGAGCACTACGTCCGGCTCATGAACGAGACCGGCAGCGACACGAACAAACGCCACCGCCAGGTCTACGGCGAGGACTTCGACTACGACCGGTTCATCAAGGAGTGGAAGCCCGACAAGTTCAAGCCCGAGGAGTGGTTGAAGCTGTTCGAGCAGGGCGGCGGAAAGTACTTCAACCTGGTGACCAAGCACCACGACGGCGTGGCTCTGTGGGACACCGGGACCACCGACCGCTCGACAGCGGCCCTCGGCCCGCGCCGCGACCTGGTCAAGGAGCTGATGGACGCGGCCAAGGACTCGCCCCTCAAGCGAGGCCTCTACTACTCGATGATCGAGTGGTACCACCCCGTGGGCGGCCAGATACGTAAGGGGATGGTGAACCCGTACACCGGCAAGGACATCCCGTACACCGGATACAAGCCCGTCGACGACTACGTGATGGACCATCAGTATCCGCAGATGAAGGAACTGGTCAGCGAATTCGACCCGGACATCGTCTGGTGCGACAGCAACGGGCCCAACAACGCCAACCAGTTCATGGCCGAGTACTACAACCAGGCCAAGGACCGCCCGAAGCCCAAGGACGTCGCCGTCAACGACCGCTGCGGCAACTGGATCGGGGACTTCGACACCCCCGAGTACACCGTCGAGCCCGACATCAACCCGGAGAAGTGGGAAGCCACCCGCGGCCTGGGCGGATCGTTCGGTTACAACGCGGAGGAGCAGCCCGAGGATCTGCTCTCCTCCGACGAGCTCATCGACAGCTTCGTGGACATCGTCAGCAAGAACGGCAACCTGCTCCTCAACCTCGGCCCCAAGGCCGACGGTTCCATCCCCGAGATGCAGGCGGAGCGGGTACGTGACCTGGGTGCCTGGCTGAAGATCAACGGCGAGGCAATCTACGGAAGCACCTACTGGAACCACGCCGAGGACGACAACAGCAACGTCCCCGTGCGCTACACCATGAAGAACGGCGCCCTGTACGTCACCGCCCTGAAGTGGCCGGGCGAGAAGCTCACCCTCTCCGGCGACCTGCCGCTCGCCGACAACAGCACGATCAAGCTTCTCGGTTCGGACGGCGCCAAACTGCCCTTCAAGCGCACCGACGGCAAGGTGGACATCACCATGCCGGCCCAGGGCGCTTCCGCGACCGCCGGCCGCGACGCCTACACCTTCAAGATCACCACGCCGGGCGTCAACCAGCTCCAGCGGACCAAACTGTCCCTGCCCGCCGCCGAGACCGGCGAGCCCGTCACCGCGAGCGTGACCGTCTCCAACCCCTCCGACCGGCCCTCGCCGGACGGGCGGGTCACGCTCGACGTGCCGCAGGGCTGGACGGTGAAGCCGGACAAGGTGACCGTAGAGGGACTGGCCCCACACGCTTCCCGGACGGTCAAGTTCACGGTGCAGGCACCGCAGGACATCGACCCCAAGCGGTACCGGCTCACCGCGAGGGCCGCGTTCGGACGGGCTCACTACGAGAGCTCCCAGACCATGTGGGGCGGGGTCGACCACTTCGAGAACGTCGCCAAGTCGACGACGGCCACCCAGAAGAGCGAAGCGCACGGAGGCGTACCAGCCCGGGCCGTCGACGGCAACACGGACGGCGTGTGGGGACACGGCTCGGTCACCCACACCAAGGAGCCCGAGTCGGAGGCCTGGTGGCAGACAGACCTCGGCAGTAGTCGCGACATCGCCGACATCGCGGTGTGGAACCGCAAGGACTGCTGCGGCGACCGGACGAGCAACTACTACGTGTTCGTCTCCGACACCCCGTTCACCAGTGGATCGGTCAAGGACACCCTCGCCCAGCCGGGCGTGAAGGCGTACTTCCAGGAGAAGGGTGCCGGCAGCCCGACTCGCATCCCCGCCGACACCAAGGGGCGGTACGTGAGAGTGCAACTCACCTCCACCACCGCACCCCTGTCGCTGGCAGAGGTGGAGGTCCTCTCGGCCGTTCGCAGGTGA
- a CDS encoding alpha-L-fucosidase, with protein sequence MRNKKQQTVNAMTVVAAMAAMTALATGAGPVAAAPAREPTPAGSDDYEPTPESLKKHTSPQWFDDAKLGFFVHWGPYSVPAWAPKQSYAEWYWKSLSEKGSSTYEHHRKTYGEDFDYDRFIEQWRPDKFNPEEWLKLFEDGGAKYFNLVSKHHDGVALWDTKTTDRSTVKMGPHRDFVKELMDAAQDSPLKKGLYFSMPEWFHPAGGWTRNGPVNPYTGKDIPYTGYKPVKDYVMDHQYPQMLELVDRFDPDIIWCDIGGNNNSNEFMARYFNQAKNRPSPKEVTVNNRCGNGISDFTTPEYAVEPEINPAKWEATRGIGHSFGYNQQEGVEDYLTSDALIDSFADIVSKNGNLLLNIGPKADGSIPEIQAERVRDLGAWLKINGEAIYGTTYWSHAEDKNSNVPVRYTVKDGALYVTALKWPGEKLTLTDDMPLADNSTIKLLGSDGTQLPFKRTDGKVDITMPAKGASATAGRDAYTFKITTPGVRQILRTDLKLPSGQGPGEPYLAKGGVPFTAKVTVTNPSGHRAPGGRVAVNVPQGWAVREQETRVDSLPAHSSKTVEVTVTAPRDVSPARYALSTSATFGRAHYSASQQLWPGVTSLDNVAKGSAATQKSTRGDAVAARAVDGNTNGKFFEGSVTHTKEAESEAWWQTDLGSSTKISDISLWNRNDCCSQRLSRYYVFVSDTPFTSGSVKDTLAQPGVKAYYREDAVGSPTQLPVDTAGRYVRVQLTSTTDPLTLAEVQVFAPPT encoded by the coding sequence ATGAGAAACAAGAAGCAGCAAACAGTGAACGCGATGACCGTGGTGGCCGCCATGGCCGCGATGACCGCCCTCGCGACGGGGGCGGGCCCGGTGGCCGCTGCCCCGGCGCGTGAACCGACCCCGGCCGGGAGCGACGACTACGAGCCGACACCGGAGTCGCTGAAGAAGCACACCTCACCGCAGTGGTTCGACGACGCCAAGCTGGGCTTCTTCGTCCACTGGGGCCCCTACTCCGTACCTGCCTGGGCACCCAAGCAGTCGTACGCGGAGTGGTACTGGAAGAGCCTGAGCGAAAAGGGCAGTTCGACGTATGAGCACCACCGCAAGACTTACGGCGAGGACTTTGACTACGACCGGTTCATCGAGCAGTGGAGGCCCGACAAGTTCAACCCCGAGGAGTGGCTGAAGCTCTTCGAGGACGGCGGCGCGAAGTACTTCAACCTGGTGTCCAAGCACCATGACGGCGTGGCGCTGTGGGACACGAAGACCACCGACCGCTCCACGGTCAAGATGGGTCCGCACCGCGACTTCGTCAAGGAGTTGATGGACGCGGCCCAGGACTCGCCGCTCAAGAAAGGCCTCTACTTCTCGATGCCCGAGTGGTTCCACCCCGCCGGGGGCTGGACCCGCAACGGGCCCGTCAATCCCTACACCGGCAAGGACATCCCGTACACGGGCTACAAGCCGGTCAAGGACTACGTGATGGACCATCAGTATCCGCAGATGCTGGAGTTGGTGGACCGGTTCGACCCGGACATCATCTGGTGCGACATCGGCGGCAATAACAACAGCAACGAGTTCATGGCGCGCTACTTCAACCAGGCCAAGAACCGTCCGAGCCCCAAGGAGGTGACGGTCAACAACCGCTGCGGCAACGGGATTTCGGACTTCACCACCCCCGAGTACGCGGTCGAGCCCGAGATCAACCCGGCGAAGTGGGAGGCCACCCGCGGCATCGGCCACTCCTTCGGCTACAACCAGCAGGAAGGGGTGGAGGACTATCTGACGTCGGACGCACTCATCGACAGCTTCGCGGACATCGTCAGCAAGAACGGCAACCTGCTCCTCAACATCGGGCCCAAGGCCGACGGCTCCATCCCCGAGATCCAGGCCGAGCGGGTACGTGACCTGGGCGCCTGGCTGAAGATCAACGGCGAGGCGATCTACGGGACCACCTACTGGAGCCACGCCGAGGACAAGAACAGCAACGTTCCCGTGCGGTACACGGTCAAGGACGGAGCGCTGTATGTCACCGCCCTGAAGTGGCCTGGCGAGAAGCTCACTCTCACCGACGACATGCCGCTCGCCGACAACAGCACGATCAAGCTCCTCGGTTCGGACGGCACCCAACTGCCCTTCAAGCGCACCGACGGCAAGGTGGACATCACCATGCCGGCCAAGGGCGCTTCCGCGACCGCCGGCCGCGACGCCTACACCTTCAAGATCACCACGCCGGGCGTGCGGCAGATCCTGCGCACGGACCTGAAGCTGCCCTCCGGCCAGGGCCCGGGCGAGCCGTACCTCGCCAAGGGCGGAGTGCCCTTCACCGCCAAGGTCACGGTCACCAATCCCTCCGGCCACCGTGCCCCGGGCGGACGCGTCGCTGTCAACGTCCCGCAGGGATGGGCGGTGCGCGAGCAGGAGACACGCGTCGACTCACTGCCGGCACACAGCTCGAAGACCGTGGAGGTCACCGTCACCGCGCCGCGGGACGTGTCGCCCGCCCGCTACGCCCTCAGCACCTCGGCGACCTTCGGCCGCGCCCACTACAGCGCCTCGCAGCAACTGTGGCCGGGGGTCACCTCCCTCGACAACGTCGCCAAGGGATCAGCGGCCACGCAGAAGAGCACCCGAGGGGACGCCGTCGCCGCACGGGCCGTCGACGGGAACACCAACGGCAAGTTCTTCGAGGGCTCGGTCACCCACACGAAGGAGGCCGAATCGGAGGCCTGGTGGCAGACCGACCTCGGCAGCAGCACAAAGATCAGCGACATCTCGCTGTGGAACCGCAACGACTGCTGCTCGCAACGCCTCTCCCGCTACTACGTGTTCGTCTCCGACACCCCGTTCACCAGTGGATCGGTCAAGGACACCCTCGCCCAGCCCGGTGTGAAGGCGTACTACCGGGAGGACGCGGTGGGCAGTCCGACCCAGCTCCCCGTCGACACCGCGGGCCGCTATGTACGCGTCCAGCTCACGTCCACCACTGACCCGCTGACCCTGGCGGAGGTCCAGGTCTTCGCCCCGCCGACGTGA
- a CDS encoding ROK family transcriptional regulator — MRRTNLGLLLQLLRDHGARSRSTIATESGLPKATVSSLIGELVERGLVREGEADRSKGVGRPGQTVGLDGTTICALGLEIDADYIGVLALDLQGTEIHRGRVALDIRGLSAETALGTVANVIRDGLAAVEAHGVRAVGICLATPGVVDAGKGTVVFAPNIGWRDVPVRAWLRERLGPGVPEVEVDNDARLATVAEHAQLASQGVTDLLLLTGEAGVAGGVITNGKLLRGHAGLAGEIGHAALGPSDEPCPCGRKGCWETMVGLGALLRRVADADDPVRDASRDVEERMAEVMRRAQDGDARTLGALDDIALSLAHGVSVLADILNPQVIALGGYFAYFGDYFVPAVEERLGSRKMLASFPQTEVTRSRLGFSAAAFGAAQFALDAVFQDPTLIEVPAAH, encoded by the coding sequence GTGCGACGCACCAACCTGGGCCTGCTCCTGCAACTGCTGCGCGACCACGGAGCCCGTTCGCGCAGCACGATCGCCACCGAGAGCGGCCTGCCCAAGGCCACCGTGTCGAGCCTCATCGGCGAGCTGGTCGAACGCGGCCTCGTCCGCGAGGGCGAGGCGGACCGCAGCAAGGGCGTGGGGCGGCCGGGACAGACGGTCGGGCTCGACGGCACCACCATCTGCGCCCTGGGCCTGGAAATCGACGCCGACTACATCGGCGTCCTCGCACTCGACCTCCAGGGCACGGAGATCCACCGTGGCCGAGTGGCCCTGGACATCAGGGGGTTGAGCGCCGAGACCGCCCTCGGCACGGTCGCGAACGTCATCCGCGACGGGCTCGCCGCCGTCGAAGCGCACGGTGTCCGGGCCGTCGGAATATGCCTCGCCACACCCGGCGTCGTCGACGCCGGGAAGGGGACCGTCGTCTTCGCTCCCAACATCGGCTGGCGCGACGTGCCGGTCCGGGCATGGCTGCGCGAGCGGCTCGGCCCTGGGGTGCCCGAGGTGGAGGTCGACAACGACGCGCGGCTCGCCACCGTCGCCGAGCACGCCCAGTTGGCCTCCCAGGGAGTCACCGACCTGCTGCTTCTGACCGGAGAGGCCGGAGTCGCCGGCGGCGTCATCACCAACGGCAAACTGCTGCGCGGCCACGCGGGCCTCGCCGGGGAGATCGGGCACGCCGCGCTCGGCCCGTCGGACGAACCGTGCCCCTGCGGGCGCAAGGGCTGCTGGGAGACGATGGTCGGCCTAGGCGCGCTGCTTCGCCGTGTCGCCGACGCCGACGATCCCGTCCGTGACGCCTCCCGCGATGTGGAGGAGCGGATGGCCGAGGTGATGCGGCGGGCACAGGACGGTGACGCCCGCACGCTCGGCGCCCTGGACGACATCGCCCTGAGCCTGGCCCACGGCGTCAGCGTTCTCGCCGACATCCTCAACCCACAAGTCATCGCTCTGGGCGGCTACTTCGCCTACTTCGGCGACTACTTCGTCCCGGCAGTCGAGGAGCGCCTCGGAAGCCGCAAGATGCTGGCCTCCTTCCCGCAGACCGAGGTCACCCGGTCCCGGCTCGGCTTCTCCGCCGCCGCGTTCGGCGCAGCCCAGTTCGCGCTCGACGCCGTCTTCCAGGACCCGACACTGATCGAGGTTCCGGCCGCTCACTGA
- a CDS encoding ABC transporter substrate-binding protein, with the protein MSSVLRSRRITALFAGTGALCLLAACNAPGSEPGGGKPGSTLVYWSMWKEGEPQQKVLQASLDEFTKKTGIKVKVQWAGRQVLQQVVPRLNSGNPPDLTDQDGSSLRAVLGEGALGLQDVYDAQITGETQKVSDIVPAALVASAKNEDGEPMVVPYEVVGSTLWFNGKQHPDLDGKDQLGWSEFTGKLDELKQKGRTPLALDGDISGYDAYWMTWSVVRHGGVGLLNKACQDKKGATWDDPAFLAAAKDIGELIDKGYFPKDFNATKFPAQQTAWATGTSKTDFLLMGTWAPSETGAALEKSGKDVDSVITYRSMPYPEVDGGKGNNATQAGVIGFAVPAKARNAEAAKKFIQFFLAKDQLTPISTQADNLTPRKDIPAPSTLRDFAKEYAGADRQYFQPNDDCGGVAAQWVTDVWEPTLVDFFNGKIKSAESFVETIKDKSVAHHKNSG; encoded by the coding sequence ATGTCATCCGTACTCCGCTCACGCCGAATCACCGCTCTGTTCGCGGGGACGGGCGCCCTCTGCCTTCTCGCGGCGTGCAACGCGCCCGGCTCCGAGCCGGGAGGCGGGAAGCCGGGCTCCACTCTCGTCTACTGGTCGATGTGGAAGGAGGGGGAACCGCAGCAGAAGGTACTGCAGGCGTCCCTCGACGAGTTCACCAAGAAGACCGGTATCAAGGTCAAGGTCCAGTGGGCGGGGCGTCAGGTCCTCCAGCAGGTCGTACCGCGGCTCAACTCGGGCAACCCACCGGACCTTACCGACCAGGACGGCAGCTCCCTTCGCGCCGTGCTGGGCGAGGGTGCACTCGGACTCCAGGACGTCTACGACGCACAGATCACGGGGGAGACGCAGAAGGTCTCCGACATCGTCCCCGCCGCGCTCGTCGCCTCGGCGAAGAACGAGGACGGGGAGCCGATGGTGGTCCCGTACGAGGTCGTCGGCTCGACGCTGTGGTTCAACGGCAAGCAGCACCCGGACCTGGACGGCAAGGATCAGCTGGGCTGGTCCGAATTCACCGGAAAGCTGGACGAGCTCAAGCAGAAGGGTCGTACGCCGCTCGCTCTCGACGGTGACATCTCCGGGTACGACGCGTACTGGATGACCTGGAGTGTGGTCCGGCATGGGGGTGTGGGGCTGCTGAACAAGGCGTGTCAGGACAAGAAGGGCGCCACCTGGGACGACCCGGCATTCCTGGCCGCTGCCAAGGACATCGGGGAGCTGATCGACAAGGGGTACTTCCCCAAGGACTTCAACGCGACGAAGTTCCCGGCCCAGCAGACCGCGTGGGCGACCGGCACCAGTAAGACGGATTTCCTGCTGATGGGTACCTGGGCCCCGAGTGAGACCGGTGCGGCGCTGGAGAAGTCCGGCAAGGACGTCGACTCCGTCATCACCTATCGGTCCATGCCGTACCCGGAGGTCGACGGCGGCAAGGGCAACAACGCCACCCAGGCCGGTGTCATCGGTTTCGCGGTCCCGGCGAAGGCACGCAACGCGGAGGCCGCGAAGAAGTTCATCCAGTTCTTCCTCGCCAAGGACCAGCTCACACCGATCAGCACCCAGGCCGACAACCTCACCCCTCGCAAGGACATCCCCGCGCCCAGCACGCTCCGCGACTTCGCGAAGGAGTACGCGGGCGCCGACCGCCAGTACTTCCAGCCCAACGACGACTGCGGTGGAGTTGCCGCACAGTGGGTCACCGACGTGTGGGAGCCCACCCTCGTCGACTTCTTCAACGGCAAGATCAAGAGCGCCGAAAGCTTCGTGGAGACCATCAAGGACAAGAGCGTCGCCCACCACAAGAACAGCGGCTGA
- a CDS encoding carbohydrate ABC transporter permease, which yields MSVHTALTRRRQRPNHRDDGALGRQQRRIFLPFVAPALLVYLALFIAPATVSVYVSFQRWRGAGDRMEPAGLDNYRRLLHDDVFQTAFANTLKIVFLCGIGIFVLAFAITVLLRHTRGRKTLRTLLFFPHIISPIAIGVALGLLLAPDGFVNASLRAVGLDALATNWLSPDNIFRTIMIGIVWVTTGFYVILLMAGVDRIPPYFYEDSELAGANEFQKFWYVTLPLTWDVVSVAAVLWVINSIKIFEFIYAFTGTGDAPPVSSRTLTIQQFLVSTGGRNPSYELGYACAMGVVMVVLIVLLVALLRRAMRRDAIQF from the coding sequence ATGTCCGTCCACACCGCGCTCACGCGCAGACGACAGCGGCCCAACCACCGCGACGACGGTGCCCTCGGCCGTCAGCAGCGCCGTATCTTCCTGCCGTTCGTCGCACCCGCGCTCCTCGTCTATCTCGCCCTGTTCATCGCTCCCGCCACCGTCAGTGTCTATGTCAGCTTTCAGCGGTGGCGGGGTGCGGGGGACCGGATGGAGCCCGCGGGTCTCGACAACTACCGGCGTCTGCTGCACGACGACGTCTTCCAGACCGCCTTTGCCAACACACTCAAGATCGTGTTCCTGTGCGGCATCGGCATCTTCGTCCTGGCCTTCGCCATCACCGTCCTGCTGCGGCACACCAGGGGCAGGAAGACGCTCCGAACCCTGCTGTTCTTCCCGCACATCATCTCGCCGATCGCCATCGGCGTGGCCCTGGGGCTGCTGCTCGCCCCGGACGGCTTCGTCAACGCCTCGCTGCGCGCCGTCGGACTGGACGCGCTGGCGACCAACTGGCTGAGTCCGGACAACATCTTCCGGACCATCATGATCGGCATCGTCTGGGTCACCACCGGCTTCTACGTCATCCTCCTGATGGCCGGTGTGGACCGCATCCCGCCGTACTTCTACGAGGACAGCGAGCTGGCGGGCGCCAACGAGTTCCAGAAGTTCTGGTACGTCACCCTGCCGCTGACCTGGGACGTCGTCTCGGTGGCCGCGGTCCTCTGGGTGATCAACTCGATCAAGATCTTCGAGTTCATCTATGCCTTCACCGGGACCGGTGACGCACCCCCGGTGAGCTCCCGGACCCTGACCATCCAGCAGTTCCTGGTCTCCACCGGCGGCCGCAACCCGTCCTACGAGCTGGGCTACGCCTGCGCCATGGGCGTGGTGATGGTCGTCCTCATCGTGCTGCTCGTGGCCCTGCTGCGCCGGGCCATGCGCCGCGACGCGATCCAGTTCTGA
- a CDS encoding carbohydrate ABC transporter permease, whose product MTIKLPDSPITDSEDAAARATPPPHGPTRSRCGRRSSGPFRMLGVPLTWIWACFNVFLLLWVILTAFRNGSEIFTDPFQLPRSLDPKNFTDAWNSSDLGSGFMNSVVIVAAAATTVIALSAPAAYVLSRGQRRSSELITMAFVAGMGIPMQAVIIPVFVWMQNISTYMYDTFGWWDERISLYLIYVASSLPFTVYLLTGFFRSLPRELEEAAALDGCSSFRTFRVVMLPLARPGIVTATILLVISLWNETLLALVLITETDKYTLPQALLGLYGTMQYTSNWGGLFAGIVIVVLPIIAVYIWLGRRIVEGLTLGAGK is encoded by the coding sequence ATGACGATAAAACTGCCGGACTCGCCGATCACCGACTCCGAGGATGCGGCGGCACGCGCCACGCCTCCCCCGCACGGGCCGACCCGGTCCCGGTGCGGCCGTCGCTCCTCGGGCCCCTTCCGGATGCTCGGGGTCCCCCTCACCTGGATCTGGGCCTGCTTCAACGTCTTCCTGCTCCTGTGGGTGATCCTGACCGCCTTCAGGAACGGCTCCGAGATCTTCACCGACCCCTTCCAGCTGCCCCGTTCACTGGACCCGAAGAACTTCACCGACGCGTGGAACTCCTCGGACCTCGGCAGCGGATTCATGAACTCCGTCGTCATCGTCGCCGCCGCGGCGACAACCGTCATCGCGCTGAGTGCCCCGGCCGCCTACGTCCTGTCCCGCGGCCAGCGACGCTCCTCGGAACTGATCACCATGGCGTTCGTGGCCGGTATGGGCATCCCGATGCAGGCCGTCATCATCCCGGTCTTCGTATGGATGCAGAACATCAGCACCTACATGTACGACACCTTCGGCTGGTGGGACGAACGCATCAGCCTCTACCTCATCTACGTCGCCTCGTCCCTGCCCTTCACCGTCTACCTGCTCACCGGCTTCTTCCGCTCACTGCCACGAGAACTGGAAGAAGCAGCCGCCCTGGACGGCTGCTCCAGCTTCCGCACCTTCCGCGTGGTCATGCTGCCCCTGGCCCGCCCCGGCATCGTCACCGCGACGATCCTGCTCGTCATCTCCCTGTGGAACGAGACACTCCTGGCCCTGGTCCTGATCACCGAGACCGACAAATACACGCTTCCCCAAGCCCTCCTCGGGCTCTACGGAACCATGCAGTACACCTCGAACTGGGGCGGACTGTTCGCGGGGATCGTCATCGTCGTCCTGCCCATCATCGCCGTCTACATCTGGCTCGGCCGCCGCATCGTCGAAGGCCTGACCCTCGGCGCCGGCAAGTAG